Proteins encoded in a region of the Onychostoma macrolepis isolate SWU-2019 chromosome 20, ASM1243209v1, whole genome shotgun sequence genome:
- the fermt1 gene encoding fermitin family homolog 1: protein MATAAEYGHNSWELSIQVDQREGDEGMKFKLRVKGDLHVGGLMLKLVEKIKAPQDWSDHAIWWEKRSCWLLKTHWTLDKYGVQADADLRYTPQHKPLCIQLPNMKTIRLPVSFSCVVFKSVAELSKALNIRRSEELSLLKLPDDQKKKKKKDKGPESAFDEILNMDMAGGALGLYSKTMTPTYDPDSGSPASSTSLWFGENPLTACQPNLPPEELAKLFKPLTMEDKAAINAGWLDSSRSLMEQGIQENDRLLLRFKYHCFFDLNPKYDAVRITQLYEQAKWVILLEEIDCTEEEMLMFASLQYHICKLTLSTEPLINSNEPEIDEVEAALSNLESTLQGRNADKILEDITDIPKLEDTLKLFRPKRLTLKPYKEYWFVFRDTTISYYKNKESANKEPIEQLHLRGCEVIPDVNVTEKKFGLKLLLPAADGMNEIYIRCDNETQYAKWKAACILASKGKTMAYSSYRTEVKNIQSFLQMKSLAPPPGQAAPDVESMEMNAECFVSPRYAKKYKTKQLTTRILEAHHNISQLSLMEAKMRFIQAWQSLPEFGIKYYIVRFRGSKKDELLGISYNRLIRIDMSTGSPVTTWRFSNIKQWNVNWEIKQVTIEFDQSVSIAFSCQSCDCKVVHEYIGGYIFLSTRSKDQNETLDEELFHKLTGGQD, encoded by the exons ATGGCCACTGCTGCTGAGTACGGACACAACTCCTGGGAGCTCAGCATCCAGGTGGACCAGCGTGAGGGAGATGAGGGCATGAAGTTTAAATTGCGGGTCAAGGGGGATCTTCACGTCGGGGGTCTCATGCTCAAACTCGTGGAGAAGATCA AGGCTCCTCAGGACTGGTCCGATCATGCCATCTGGTGGGAGAAGAGGAGCTGCTGGCTGCTGAAGACTCACTGGACTCTGGATAAGTATGGAGTCCAGGCGGACGCTGACCTGCGCTACACTCCACAACACAAACCCCTCTGCATCCAGCTGCCCAACATGAAGACCATCCGGCTCCCTGTTAGCTTCTCTTGTGTGGTCTTCAAATCCGTTGCTGAGCTATCCAAAGCACTCA ACATCAGACGATCAGAAGAACTTTCTCTTCTGAAACTACCAGatgatcaaaaaaagaaaaagaaaaaagacaaggGCCCAGAATCAGCCTTTGATGAGATATTAAACATGGACATGGCAGGAG GAGCCCTGGGTCTGTACAGTAAAACTATGACTCCGACTTATGACCCGGACAGCGGGTCGCCTGCATCTTCCACCAGTCTGTGGTTCGGCGAGAATCCTCTGACGGCCTGCCAACCCAACCTTCCACCGGAGGAACTGGCCAAACTCTTCAAGCCTCTTACCATGGAGGATAAAGCAGCAATTAATGCTGG GTGGCTGGATTCCTCTCGTTCGCTGATGGAGCAAGGAATTCAGGAAAACGACAGACTCCTGCTGCGATTCAAGTACCACTGCTTCTTTGACCTCAACCCAAAG TACGATGCTGTGAGAATCACACAGTTGTATGAACAGGCCAAATGGGTGATACTGCTGGAGGAGATCGACTGCACTGAAGAAGAGATGCTCATGTTTGCATCCCTGCAG TATCACATCTGTAAATTGACCTTATCCACGGAGCCACTGATCAATTCCAATGAACCAGAGATTGATGAAGTCGAGGCTGCGCTCTCAAACTTAGAATCAACGCTGCAAGGACGGAATGCTGATAAGATCCTG GAAGATATCACTGACATTCCAAAGCTGGAAGATACACTTAAATTGTTTAG GCCCAAGCGATTGACATTAAAGCCGTATAAGGAGTACTGGTTTGTTTTTAGGGACACCACCATTTCTTACTACAAAAACAAAGAGTCTGCGAATAAAGAACCCATTGAGCAACTCCATCTACGAG GATGTGAGGTCATTCCTGATGTCAATGTCACTGAGAAGAAGTTTGGCCTCAAGCTGTTATTGCCAGCAGCTGATGGAATGAACGAGATTTATATTCGCTGCGACAAT GAAACGCAGTATGCCAAGTGGAAAGCTGCCTGTATTTTGGCCTCTAAAGGAAAGACGATGGCCTACAGCTCGTACCGCACCGAGGTGAAGAACATCCAGTCTTTCCTGCAGATGAAGAGTCTAGCACCTCCTCCTGGCCAGGCAGCGCCTGACGTAGAGTCCATGGAGATGAATGCGGAGTGCTTTGTTTCTCCACGATATGCAAAGAAGTACAAGACCAAACAG CTGACCACACGAATCTTGGAGGCCCATCACAATATTTCCCAGCTTTCCCTCATGGAGGCCAAAATGCGTTTTATCCAAGCATGGCAGTCCCTGCCTGAGTTTGGCATCAAGTACTATATTGTCAG ATTCAGAGGAAGCAAGAAAGATGAGCTCCTGGGAATATCCTACAACAGGCTGATCCGCATCGACATGTCAACGGGTTCGCCGGTGACCACCTGGAGGTTCTCCAACATTAAACAATGGAATGTCAACTGGGAGATTAAACAG GTGACCATCGAGTTTGACCAGAGCGTGTCGATTGCGTTCTCCTGCCAGAGCTGCGACTGCAAAGTGGTTCACGAATATATCGGAGGCTACATTTTCCTTTCGACGCGCTCAAAAGACCAAAATGAAACTTTAGATGAAGAACTCTTCCACAAGCTCACGGGAGGACAAGACTGA